The following proteins come from a genomic window of Martelella lutilitoris:
- the repA gene encoding plasmid partitioning protein RepA, protein MTTQSVANTGKSDFADEILDQGKLISDKLDLLRIEQFPPNAQKGLRLFGIAEVAEFLGVTQNHIKKLHLEGKGPSPVVSASGRRSYSAEQILELRRFLDKNGRSDKFYVPHRRPGDDLQILSVVNFKGGSGKTTTTAHLAQYLALTGHRVLAIDLDPQASLTALHGIQPELDNSPSLFEALRYDDQIKPISEIIRPTNFPGLDIVPANLELQEYEYETPLAATDRSSQEGRLFFTRLTRALKEVEADYDVVVIDCPPQLGYLTLTALTASTSVLITVHPQMLDILSMSQFLLMLGGILDSIRGVGASVKLNWFRYLVTRYEPTDGPQAQMVGFMQAMFGSRMLKNHMVKSTAISDAGITKQTLYEVERVQFTRTTYDRAIGCLNDVNGEIAELIHQAWGRK, encoded by the coding sequence TTGACGACACAGTCTGTTGCAAACACCGGCAAATCCGATTTTGCCGACGAGATCCTTGATCAGGGAAAGCTTATCTCGGATAAGCTCGACCTGCTGCGCATTGAGCAGTTCCCCCCGAATGCACAGAAGGGACTGCGGCTGTTTGGCATTGCCGAGGTTGCGGAGTTTCTCGGCGTCACCCAGAACCATATCAAGAAACTGCACTTAGAGGGCAAGGGCCCCTCCCCCGTCGTTTCAGCCTCCGGCCGCCGCTCGTATTCGGCCGAGCAAATCCTAGAGTTGCGCCGTTTTCTGGACAAGAATGGCCGCTCCGACAAGTTTTATGTGCCTCATCGTCGACCAGGTGACGATCTGCAAATTCTCTCCGTGGTCAATTTCAAGGGCGGCTCAGGCAAGACCACGACCACGGCTCACCTCGCCCAGTATCTGGCGCTGACCGGCCACCGCGTGCTGGCGATCGACCTCGACCCGCAGGCTTCGCTCACTGCGCTGCACGGTATCCAGCCGGAGCTCGACAACTCACCGTCTCTGTTCGAGGCGTTGCGTTATGATGACCAGATCAAGCCAATCAGCGAGATCATACGCCCGACCAACTTTCCCGGACTCGATATCGTACCGGCAAATCTCGAGCTGCAGGAATATGAATATGAGACACCGCTTGCCGCCACCGACCGGTCGTCTCAGGAAGGCCGACTTTTCTTCACCCGCCTCACCAGGGCGCTGAAGGAGGTTGAAGCCGATTATGATGTCGTGGTGATCGATTGCCCGCCACAACTGGGTTACCTCACCTTGACGGCGCTGACTGCGTCGACCTCAGTGCTGATTACCGTGCATCCGCAAATGCTCGATATTCTGTCAATGAGCCAGTTCCTGCTGATGCTGGGCGGCATTCTTGATTCAATTCGCGGCGTAGGTGCCAGCGTGAAGCTTAACTGGTTCCGCTACTTGGTGACCCGTTATGAGCCCACAGACGGACCGCAGGCACAGATGGTCGGCTTTATGCAAGCGATGTTCGGGAGCAGGATGCTCAAGAACCACATGGTCAAGTCCACAGCCATTTCCGATGCAGGTATTACCAAGCAGACGCTCTACGAGGTCGAGCGTGTACAGTTCACGCGAACGACCTATGACCGTGCGATCGGCTGCCTAAACGACGTCAATGGAGAGATTGCCGAACTCATCCACCAGGCATGGGGACGCAAGTGA
- a CDS encoding L,D-transpeptidase → MQLEMPKPIQITGALASLVIVFLLLGCVADPSTEVTIDADQQKSGGGPSLISFKTTEPPGTIIVEPDDHKLYLVQEADTALAYNVAVGREGHDFSGKAVIGRKAEWPTWTPTSSMIRDRPKVNAPIATGLPGSETNPLGARALYLYQDGTDTLYRIHGTNDPSSIGKSVSSGCIRLLNSDAIDLYDRVGVGTHVVVR, encoded by the coding sequence ATGCAGCTGGAAATGCCGAAACCAATTCAGATTACGGGAGCACTGGCGTCCCTAGTCATAGTCTTCCTTCTTCTCGGTTGCGTCGCGGATCCTTCGACGGAAGTGACAATAGATGCCGACCAGCAGAAAAGCGGCGGCGGGCCATCGCTGATTAGCTTCAAGACAACAGAACCGCCCGGAACAATCATCGTAGAGCCGGATGACCACAAGCTCTATCTTGTCCAGGAGGCCGACACGGCGCTGGCCTACAACGTGGCAGTCGGCAGAGAAGGCCATGACTTTTCGGGAAAGGCTGTCATTGGGAGGAAAGCCGAATGGCCGACCTGGACGCCAACGAGCTCAATGATACGCGACCGTCCAAAGGTGAACGCACCTATAGCCACGGGACTGCCCGGCAGCGAGACGAATCCGCTCGGCGCTCGCGCCCTATACCTTTACCAGGATGGCACCGACACGCTCTATCGTATTCACGGCACGAATGATCCGTCTTCGATTGGAAAGTCAGTTTCGAGTGGCTGCATCCGCCTGCTCAACAGCGATGCCATTGATTTATATGATCGTGTAGGCGTAGGCACCCACGTCGTCGTCCGTTAG
- a CDS encoding DUF736 domain-containing protein: MKKPSGGQRPPSFAPGKLGFPGKRNGCLAHGGPLKTTQSTEQEMKNMERLNYVQFDATRETFEGNIASLEFDEDIRGVKLDNNNEGSPAYRVYGKTPKDREVEIGAVWRRKNEQGQEYFQMSVHMPGRTVRANLGKYPGEIDDKLMSVIFWRD; encoded by the coding sequence ATGAAAAAGCCGTCGGGCGGGCAGCGCCCTCCCTCCTTTGCCCCCGGAAAACTTGGTTTTCCAGGGAAAAGGAATGGATGCCTTGCCCATGGCGGACCGTTGAAAACAACGCAATCGACGGAGCAAGAAATGAAGAATATGGAGCGCTTGAACTACGTGCAGTTTGACGCAACGCGGGAAACATTCGAAGGCAATATCGCATCGCTTGAGTTTGACGAAGACATTCGCGGCGTCAAACTTGACAACAACAATGAAGGCTCACCTGCATATCGCGTTTACGGCAAAACCCCGAAAGACCGGGAGGTGGAGATCGGGGCAGTTTGGCGGCGTAAGAACGAACAGGGTCAGGAGTACTTTCAGATGTCGGTGCATATGCCGGGACGCACTGTGCGGGCAAATCTTGGCAAGTATCCGGGCGAGATCGATGACAAGCTCATGTCAGTGATCTTCTGGCGCGATTAG